The proteins below come from a single Desulfitobacterium metallireducens DSM 15288 genomic window:
- the fdhE gene encoding formate dehydrogenase accessory protein FdhE produces MGELKGSNATVDKAMEIDAFYKVYQKLQNVIFQWQEERGQYWAQSLVPDKNYPYFSLSRLPEEPVLELVKRLLEASERLCPLEELHSSWNHYRQEQKLESQELFSHFTLAVSGVIRLARQSLPENLRQKAGTEGGLVCPICGQAAGLSVLVPPIGKRVLHCTRCDHEWPGKRVGCIHCGSEEALDQTYLKNEDFPGIEIVVCQACGGDFKEVDLRERRVEDWGWEDIRTLPLNYAAEKWLHEQAQKKILI; encoded by the coding sequence GTGGGGGAGCTAAAGGGGTCTAATGCAACAGTAGATAAAGCTATGGAAATCGATGCATTTTATAAAGTCTATCAGAAGCTGCAAAACGTGATTTTTCAATGGCAAGAGGAGCGGGGGCAGTATTGGGCTCAAAGCTTAGTTCCTGATAAGAATTATCCTTATTTTAGCTTATCCAGATTACCTGAGGAGCCTGTCCTGGAACTGGTGAAACGTTTACTTGAAGCGAGTGAGCGGTTATGCCCTTTGGAGGAACTTCATTCTTCCTGGAACCACTATCGTCAAGAGCAAAAGCTTGAAAGTCAAGAGCTTTTCAGCCATTTTACCCTCGCTGTTTCGGGCGTGATTAGATTGGCTCGCCAAAGTTTACCGGAGAATCTACGTCAAAAGGCGGGAACTGAGGGTGGACTGGTGTGTCCTATCTGCGGGCAAGCTGCAGGTCTGTCTGTGCTTGTTCCTCCTATCGGAAAACGGGTTTTGCATTGCACGCGTTGTGATCATGAATGGCCGGGTAAACGAGTAGGCTGTATTCACTGTGGGAGTGAAGAAGCTTTAGATCAAACCTATCTAAAAAATGAGGATTTTCCTGGAATTGAGATTGTTGTTTGCCAAGCGTGCGGTGGCGATTTCAAGGAAGTAGATCTGCGAGAGCGGAGGGTTGAGGACTGGGGTTGGGAGGATATTCGAACCTTACCCTTAAATTATGCTGCAGAGAAGTGGCTTCACGAACAAGCCCAGAAGAAGATTTTAATTTAA
- a CDS encoding universal stress protein — MFKKILVPTDASDYSKRSLQTALDLARTLQAEVEVFHVTYTPQAYWGYTVSYGITVSQEELNKNGQIALETTLAGMNTEGVKIKTALAAGHPVSRILEEVENENIDLIIMGSHGYGVVAGSVFGSVSQRVLVKATCPVLITK, encoded by the coding sequence ATGTTTAAGAAAATTCTCGTACCCACAGATGCTTCGGATTATTCCAAACGCTCTTTACAGACAGCACTTGACTTGGCCCGAACGCTTCAAGCGGAGGTCGAAGTATTTCATGTCACCTATACTCCTCAAGCTTATTGGGGCTACACTGTATCCTATGGAATCACGGTATCTCAAGAAGAATTGAATAAGAATGGACAAATCGCTTTGGAAACTACGCTCGCAGGGATGAATACTGAAGGGGTAAAGATTAAAACAGCGTTAGCCGCAGGGCATCCGGTGAGTAGAATTCTTGAAGAAGTTGAGAATGAGAACATCGATCTTATTATCATGGGTAGTCATGGTTATGGTGTCGTTGCAGGCTCTGTTTTCGGAAGTGTCAGCCAACGTGTGTTGGTAAAAGCGACCTGCCCCGTCCTAATCACGAAATAA
- a CDS encoding CtsR family transcriptional regulator, whose protein sequence is MSNLADRIESYLKKILEETDEGFVVLQRGVLAGEFSCAPSQINYVLGTRFTVERGYLVESRRGGGGYLRIVRLGWNQDSQFQGLIRQLIGDQLTYERALGLLKRLLEEEVVSSREAALIRTMLHPDSLNNDVFHPDILRAHMMKRILTTLSREDLI, encoded by the coding sequence ATGAGCAATCTTGCGGACCGCATCGAGTCATATCTAAAAAAGATCTTGGAGGAAACCGATGAAGGATTTGTCGTTCTCCAACGGGGCGTTCTAGCCGGGGAATTCTCTTGTGCTCCTTCTCAAATCAATTATGTCTTGGGAACACGGTTCACGGTTGAGCGAGGGTATTTAGTTGAAAGCCGCCGGGGAGGTGGAGGATATCTACGAATCGTTCGCTTAGGATGGAATCAGGATAGTCAGTTTCAAGGTCTTATTCGTCAGTTGATTGGAGACCAATTGACATATGAGAGGGCTCTTGGACTGCTTAAAAGGCTCTTAGAAGAAGAAGTTGTTTCTAGTCGGGAAGCTGCACTCATTCGGACGATGCTTCATCCGGATAGTTTAAATAACGACGTTTTCCATCCGGATATTCTGAGAGCACATATGATGAAACGAATTTTAACGACTTTAAGTCGTGAGGATCTGATCTAA
- a CDS encoding UvrB/UvrC motif-containing protein, with protein sequence MLCQKCQQREANVQITKTINGKTQNVYLCEHCAHHTQEMNFVINPNIVPDFLQALFAFTISTQNQGKNQAQSLTQEKVCPQCGISFSQITRAGKLGCNVCYQTFNDQLEPLLRRIHGGGQHAGKIPARRGKELREKVEITKLKEKLQQLVQKEDFEGAVLVRDEIKRLEQVKGGEE encoded by the coding sequence GTGCTTTGCCAAAAGTGTCAACAACGTGAAGCCAATGTTCAGATAACGAAGACGATCAATGGGAAAACCCAGAATGTATATCTTTGCGAACATTGTGCGCATCACACGCAGGAAATGAATTTTGTTATTAATCCAAATATCGTTCCTGATTTTCTGCAAGCTCTCTTTGCCTTCACAATTTCAACACAAAATCAGGGAAAGAATCAAGCGCAGAGTTTGACCCAAGAAAAGGTGTGTCCACAGTGTGGAATAAGTTTTTCACAAATTACACGGGCAGGAAAGCTGGGGTGTAATGTTTGTTATCAAACCTTTAATGATCAGTTAGAACCTTTGCTGCGGCGTATCCATGGTGGGGGACAACATGCGGGGAAAATACCCGCTCGTCGAGGCAAGGAGCTTCGGGAAAAGGTTGAGATAACGAAGCTTAAGGAAAAACTTCAGCAACTTGTTCAAAAGGAAGACTTTGAAGGCGCTGTCCTTGTCCGTGATGAGATTAAGAGATTGGAACAAGTAAAAGGAGGGGAGGAGTAA
- a CDS encoding protein arginine kinase has translation MQRKELLLGQSEWMKESSKSDVVLSSRVRLARNLENTPFPHILSPEQSHEVEEKIAKVIKDIKVEGKQLTYFSLPDLSLIEQQVLIEKHLISPGLVQSKGSRGVAVTEDHCISVMVNEEDHIRIQSLLPGNQLRECYRLANLMDDSLEEQLDIAYQEAQGYLTACPTNVGTGMRASAMVHLPALVMTKQVQQILGSLTNLGLAVRGLYGEGSQAYGHLFQVSNQITLGQSEEDILTHLEAVTGQIVEHELHAREALQRGAKLVVEDQVWRARGTLENARLLTSEDAMHLLSLDRMGVDMGLLPRMEKSFPTLLVDSLPGNLQYLQDRELDPGQRDEERARLIRDVLRDQNLSDKKESE, from the coding sequence ATGCAGAGAAAAGAGCTTTTGCTAGGTCAAAGTGAATGGATGAAAGAGAGCAGTAAATCCGATGTTGTTTTAAGCAGCCGTGTACGCTTAGCTCGTAATTTGGAGAATACACCTTTCCCTCATATTTTATCGCCAGAACAGTCGCATGAAGTAGAAGAGAAAATTGCAAAGGTCATCAAGGATATTAAAGTCGAGGGTAAACAACTGACGTATTTTTCTCTTCCTGATCTATCCCTGATTGAGCAACAAGTCCTCATTGAGAAACATTTAATCAGTCCAGGTCTTGTGCAAAGCAAGGGGTCGCGTGGAGTAGCGGTAACTGAGGATCATTGTATCTCGGTGATGGTGAATGAAGAGGATCATATTCGAATACAGTCCCTTCTTCCGGGAAACCAATTGAGAGAATGTTATCGGTTGGCGAATTTAATGGATGATTCTTTAGAAGAGCAACTCGATATAGCCTATCAGGAAGCGCAGGGTTATTTAACAGCCTGCCCGACAAATGTTGGAACAGGAATGCGGGCTTCAGCCATGGTCCATCTACCCGCGCTCGTGATGACAAAACAAGTTCAACAAATTTTAGGTTCTCTTACGAATCTCGGTCTAGCCGTTCGAGGTCTCTACGGTGAAGGCTCACAGGCCTATGGACATCTCTTCCAAGTTTCTAACCAAATCACGTTAGGACAGAGTGAAGAAGATATTTTGACTCATTTGGAAGCTGTGACGGGTCAGATTGTAGAGCACGAGCTTCATGCTCGAGAAGCGCTGCAACGTGGAGCGAAGTTAGTTGTCGAAGATCAGGTCTGGCGGGCTCGAGGGACGTTAGAGAATGCACGTTTGCTCACCTCAGAGGATGCGATGCACCTTTTGTCTTTGGATCGAATGGGAGTGGACATGGGTCTTCTGCCGAGGATGGAGAAGAGTTTCCCTACTCTTTTGGTTGATTCTTTACCCGGTAATCTCCAGTACTTACAGGATCGAGAATTAGATCCGGGACAGAGAGATGAAGAACGTGCTCGTCTTATAAGAGATGTTTTACGAGATCAAAATTTGAGTGATAAAAAGGAGAGTGAATAA